One region of Ferrovum sp. JA12 genomic DNA includes:
- the pstS gene encoding phosphate ABC transporter substrate-binding protein PstS, producing the protein MSKTLSRMLATLGMMSFALAASATNITGAGATFPYPIYAKWAEAYKTKTGVGLNYQSIGSGGGIKQIEAKTVDFGASDKPLEKADLEKNGLIQWPMVIGGVVPVINVKGIKPGELKLTGEVLANIYLGTVKKWNDPAIAALNKGVALPNEDIVVVSRSDGSGTTFNYTNYLVKVSEAWKAKVGSSTSVKWPVGISGKGNEGVASYVKQQDGSIGYVEYAYGLQNKMTYVVMKNKDGRFVSPESKSFAAAAANAHWVAEEGFHEILTDEPGKDSWPITAATFILMHKVQEKPENAKAALKFFSWAYNNGAKAALSLDYIPMPKSVVKQVEESWKNIKDTSGKSIY; encoded by the coding sequence ATGTCAAAAACCTTATCTAGAATGTTAGCAACGCTGGGCATGATGTCCTTTGCATTGGCTGCCTCGGCAACCAATATCACCGGTGCTGGCGCCACATTTCCCTACCCAATTTATGCAAAATGGGCCGAGGCTTACAAAACCAAAACAGGCGTTGGTTTGAATTATCAATCCATTGGTTCGGGTGGGGGAATTAAACAAATTGAAGCGAAAACCGTTGATTTCGGCGCTTCGGATAAACCTTTGGAAAAAGCAGATTTAGAAAAAAATGGCTTAATTCAGTGGCCAATGGTTATCGGTGGTGTTGTTCCAGTGATTAACGTTAAGGGTATTAAGCCGGGTGAATTAAAATTAACTGGTGAAGTGTTGGCTAATATCTACTTGGGAACCGTAAAAAAATGGAATGATCCTGCTATTGCCGCCTTAAATAAAGGAGTAGCGTTACCCAATGAAGATATCGTTGTGGTCTCCCGTTCTGACGGTTCAGGAACCACTTTCAACTACACCAATTATCTCGTTAAAGTTAGCGAGGCATGGAAAGCCAAAGTAGGCAGCAGCACTTCTGTTAAATGGCCTGTTGGCATTAGCGGTAAGGGTAATGAAGGGGTGGCTTCTTACGTTAAACAGCAAGATGGCTCTATTGGTTATGTTGAATACGCTTATGGCTTGCAAAATAAAATGACTTATGTTGTTATGAAAAACAAAGACGGTCGTTTTGTTAGTCCTGAAAGCAAGAGCTTTGCCGCTGCAGCAGCAAATGCCCATTGGGTGGCTGAAGAAGGTTTCCATGAGATTTTAACTGATGAACCAGGAAAAGATTCATGGCCAATCACCGCCGCTACTTTTATTTTAATGCACAAAGTTCAGGAAAAGCCTGAGAATGCAAAAGCTGCCCTCAAGTTTTTCAGCTGGGCATATAATAATGGAGCAAAGGCCGCTTTATCACTTGACTATATTCCAATGCCTAAATCTGTGGTGAAACAGGTTGAAGAGTCTTGGAAAAATATTAAAGATACTTCTGGTAAATCTATTTACTAA
- a CDS encoding GNAT family N-acetyltransferase → MFQIEKNLATPKQPRLVFQYARSEADIRAVQKLRWRVFAEEMGACLNSPEPGLDIDRFDALCDHLLARDTRTNEVVGTYRILNANQAEKAGGFYSDTEFDLTRLSYLRDRVMEVGRACVHPDYRSGATIAVLWSGLADYIKSHQVQYLMGCASISMIDGGYAAANIYRQLADNHLAPIEWRVFPKCALPLERLEVAGLVKAEVPPLIKAYLRVGAYVCGEPAWDPDFNTADCLLLLPTAFMDHRYSRHFMKQSVAEKLL, encoded by the coding sequence ATGTTTCAAATTGAAAAAAATTTAGCTACCCCTAAACAGCCCCGATTGGTATTTCAGTATGCACGCTCTGAGGCAGACATTCGTGCTGTTCAAAAATTACGTTGGCGCGTATTTGCTGAAGAGATGGGAGCTTGTTTGAATAGCCCAGAACCAGGTCTAGATATTGATCGCTTTGATGCATTATGTGATCACTTGTTGGCACGCGATACGCGAACCAATGAGGTGGTAGGTACCTACCGTATTTTAAATGCTAACCAAGCCGAGAAAGCGGGCGGTTTTTACTCGGATACAGAATTTGATTTAACACGTTTGTCCTATTTGCGCGATCGTGTGATGGAGGTAGGGCGCGCTTGTGTTCATCCAGATTATCGCAGCGGAGCCACCATTGCTGTGCTTTGGTCAGGTTTGGCGGACTATATTAAATCTCATCAAGTACAATATTTAATGGGTTGTGCAAGCATCAGTATGATAGATGGTGGTTACGCGGCAGCTAATATTTATCGGCAATTAGCAGATAATCATTTGGCGCCTATTGAATGGCGTGTTTTTCCTAAATGTGCTTTGCCTCTAGAGCGTCTTGAGGTAGCTGGTTTAGTTAAAGCAGAAGTTCCCCCTTTGATTAAAGCTTATTTACGTGTGGGGGCCTATGTGTGTGGTGAACCTGCTTGGGATCCTGATTTTAATACCGCAGATTGCTTATTATTGTTACCTACGGCGTTTATGGATCACCGTTACTCACGCCATTTTATGAAGCAATCGGTTGCCGAAAAATTACTGTAA
- the ppk1 gene encoding polyphosphate kinase 1 — MKNPTNPSQKQFLNRELSLLAFNRRVLYMAQNEKTPLLERLRYLCIVSSNLDEFFEIRVAGLKEQINQGITSSGPDGLSPQQVYELVSQKAHALIDEQYELLNNIILPRLAQEGICFHRRGKWTDEQKTWARDYFFREIFPVLTPIGLDPAHPFPRILNKSLNFAVELSGIDAFGRNATHAVVQAPRSLPRFIRLPEKIAGCPYGFIFLSSVLHANVGELFQGMTINGCYQFRVTRNSELFLEEEDAKNLRLALEGELSHRQFGDEVRLEVAENCSEDMAQFLLNTFNLSHRDLYRVNGPVNLVRLMQVADMVDRPDLRFPRFKQNHPKELAGKNQDIFASLRKKDILLHHPFQSFSSVVDFIAQAANDPQVLAIKQTVYRAGTDSELIDALIDAAHQGKEVTVVVELLARFDEEANINWAAKLEEAGAHVVYGVYGFKTHAKMALVIRRENGQLKRYVHLGTGNYHSKTTKIYTDFGLLTSHEGITSDVNEVFLQITGLGKHAPLKHLAQSPFTLHSELMNAIQHEIKIASQGRPSHIIAKMNSLTEPLIISALYEASLAGVKVDLIVRGVCLLRPGVKNLSDHIRVFSIIGRFLEHHRIFYFYNDAKESVYISSADWMERNFFRRIEVCVPILDSSIKRRVISEGLKPYLRDTLRAWQMDSDGSYHLRRPRSGSGFNVHEYLLNRYQDSKAS; from the coding sequence ATGAAAAACCCAACCAACCCCTCACAAAAACAATTTTTAAATCGTGAATTAAGTCTCTTGGCCTTTAATCGACGGGTGCTTTACATGGCACAAAATGAAAAGACACCCTTACTTGAGCGCCTTCGTTATCTGTGTATTGTGAGTAGCAACCTAGATGAATTCTTTGAAATACGTGTAGCAGGCTTAAAAGAGCAAATCAATCAGGGAATCACCTCATCGGGTCCTGACGGCTTGTCACCCCAGCAGGTTTATGAACTGGTTAGCCAAAAGGCTCATGCTTTAATTGACGAACAATACGAATTACTCAATAACATTATTTTACCACGCTTGGCGCAAGAAGGCATTTGCTTTCATCGTCGCGGTAAATGGACTGATGAGCAAAAAACATGGGCAAGGGATTACTTCTTTCGCGAGATCTTTCCTGTATTAACACCAATAGGTTTAGATCCTGCCCACCCTTTCCCACGTATCCTTAATAAAAGTTTAAACTTTGCTGTAGAACTCAGTGGGATTGACGCCTTTGGGAGAAATGCTACCCATGCCGTGGTTCAAGCACCTCGTTCGCTGCCACGTTTTATTCGCCTCCCAGAAAAAATTGCCGGCTGTCCCTATGGCTTCATTTTTCTCTCTTCTGTGTTACATGCAAACGTTGGTGAGTTGTTTCAAGGCATGACTATCAATGGTTGTTACCAGTTTCGAGTCACCCGTAACAGCGAATTATTTCTTGAAGAAGAAGATGCTAAAAATTTACGCTTAGCCTTAGAGGGGGAGCTTAGCCATCGACAATTCGGCGATGAAGTTCGCTTGGAAGTGGCAGAAAACTGCTCAGAGGACATGGCACAATTTTTATTGAACACCTTTAACTTATCCCACCGTGATCTCTACCGAGTGAATGGTCCAGTTAATTTAGTGCGCCTCATGCAAGTAGCTGACATGGTGGATCGCCCTGACCTTCGTTTTCCACGATTCAAACAAAACCACCCTAAAGAACTCGCCGGTAAAAACCAAGATATTTTTGCTTCGCTGAGAAAAAAAGATATTTTGCTCCACCATCCTTTTCAATCCTTTTCATCAGTGGTTGATTTTATCGCTCAAGCCGCCAACGATCCTCAAGTATTAGCGATCAAGCAAACCGTTTATCGTGCAGGGACTGACTCTGAACTGATCGATGCCTTAATTGATGCCGCTCATCAAGGTAAAGAAGTGACCGTAGTAGTGGAGCTTCTTGCGCGCTTTGATGAGGAAGCCAATATTAATTGGGCGGCTAAATTAGAGGAAGCTGGGGCACACGTGGTGTACGGCGTATATGGTTTTAAAACCCATGCAAAAATGGCCCTAGTGATTCGTCGAGAAAACGGTCAATTAAAACGCTATGTGCATTTGGGAACCGGTAACTACCACTCAAAAACCACTAAAATTTATACTGATTTTGGTTTGCTCACTAGCCATGAAGGAATCACCAGTGACGTTAATGAGGTGTTCTTACAAATCACAGGACTAGGTAAACATGCTCCCTTAAAGCATCTCGCCCAATCTCCCTTTACACTGCATTCAGAACTCATGAATGCCATTCAACATGAAATAAAAATTGCTTCCCAAGGTCGCCCCAGCCACATTATTGCCAAGATGAACTCACTAACCGAACCCTTAATCATCAGCGCTCTCTACGAGGCCTCACTGGCGGGGGTAAAGGTGGATTTAATTGTTCGCGGGGTATGTCTATTACGCCCTGGTGTTAAGAATTTATCTGACCATATTCGAGTGTTTTCTATTATTGGTCGCTTTTTAGAGCATCATCGTATCTTTTACTTTTATAACGATGCCAAAGAAAGTGTTTATATTTCAAGTGCAGACTGGATGGAAAGAAATTTCTTTAGACGCATTGAGGTATGTGTCCCAATTCTAGACTCTAGTATTAAAAGGCGGGTAATTAGTGAAGGATTAAAACCTTACCTGCGCGATACATTACGTGCCTGGCAAATGGACAGTGATGGCAGCTATCACTTACGTCGACCCCGCAGTGGCTCAGGTTTTAATGTTCATGAATATCTATTAAATCGTTATCAGGACAGTAAGGCATCATGA
- the ppx gene encoding exopolyphosphatase, which translates to MPHSVIAAIDLGSNSFRLEVARVINGQLYTLDALKETIRLAAGLKKDKTLDQPSQQRALNCLKRFSERIRGLPSNAVRVVGTNTLRVAKNAQQFLQQAEAILGVPIEIIAGHEEARLIYIGVSHFLPRTNERRLVVDIGGGSTEFIIGQRFRPLVVESLYMGCVTYSARFFPGGKVSQKAFKLAELTAATECQILKKQFSSRHWQLAVGSSGTAKALTELLEQNGYPAGVITLDGLEFLKTCLIEVGNTHQLKLPGLKIDRIPVLAGGLAIMLTIFKELNITQMSTTDCGLREGVLYEMLGRIEHQDDIRVVTVNEFSQRYHTDHAQAERVKLLALKLFKQLVDKDNFQRYSLYLSWAAQLHEIGLSIAHAGFHRHAAYIIDNADMPGFSKQEQAIVGGLLQAQRGRLNKVVPRVTNEIGWAMILALRLAVLIHRDRHQLAVPKMTLITLNRGYMLKISSRWLQRNPLSAANLEMESQHWRDLGRLLVVDK; encoded by the coding sequence ATGCCTCATTCAGTGATTGCGGCCATTGACCTTGGTTCGAACAGTTTTAGATTGGAAGTGGCACGGGTAATTAACGGCCAACTCTATACTCTTGATGCCTTAAAAGAAACGATTCGTTTGGCGGCGGGATTAAAAAAAGATAAAACCCTCGATCAACCCTCCCAGCAGCGGGCGCTTAACTGCTTAAAACGGTTTTCAGAGCGCATTAGGGGTTTACCTAGTAACGCAGTACGCGTAGTGGGGACCAATACCCTCCGAGTAGCTAAAAATGCGCAACAGTTTCTACAGCAGGCAGAGGCGATTTTGGGTGTGCCTATTGAAATTATTGCCGGTCATGAGGAAGCGCGCCTTATTTATATTGGCGTCTCTCATTTTTTACCCCGTACCAACGAAAGACGTTTAGTGGTTGACATTGGTGGAGGCTCAACAGAATTTATTATTGGCCAACGTTTTCGTCCTTTGGTGGTAGAAAGTCTTTACATGGGCTGCGTGACTTACTCAGCAAGATTCTTTCCTGGTGGTAAGGTCAGTCAAAAGGCCTTTAAGCTGGCAGAATTAACGGCTGCCACAGAATGTCAGATACTGAAAAAGCAGTTTTCCTCGCGTCATTGGCAATTGGCTGTGGGATCCTCCGGGACAGCTAAGGCGCTCACAGAATTACTTGAACAAAATGGTTATCCAGCAGGGGTGATTACCCTTGATGGGCTCGAGTTTCTTAAAACATGCTTAATTGAAGTGGGTAATACCCATCAACTCAAGCTGCCAGGATTGAAAATAGATCGTATTCCAGTTTTAGCGGGTGGCCTCGCTATTATGTTGACTATTTTCAAGGAACTCAACATCACACAAATGAGTACCACTGATTGCGGTTTACGGGAAGGGGTGCTCTATGAAATGCTTGGGCGCATTGAGCACCAAGATGATATTCGCGTGGTGACAGTCAATGAGTTCTCGCAACGCTATCACACGGACCACGCGCAAGCGGAGCGGGTCAAGTTGTTAGCCTTAAAATTATTTAAACAACTGGTAGATAAGGACAATTTTCAGCGTTACTCCCTCTATTTGTCGTGGGCGGCGCAATTGCATGAAATTGGACTGTCCATCGCCCATGCAGGATTCCATCGTCACGCTGCTTACATTATTGATAATGCCGATATGCCGGGTTTTTCTAAACAAGAGCAGGCCATTGTGGGGGGGTTATTGCAAGCACAACGTGGCCGTCTCAATAAGGTGGTACCACGGGTCACTAATGAGATTGGTTGGGCAATGATACTTGCTTTGCGTTTAGCTGTGCTCATTCATCGCGATCGTCATCAATTGGCCGTTCCTAAGATGACACTAATTACCCTAAATCGTGGCTACATGCTCAAGATCAGCTCCCGTTGGTTGCAACGCAATCCCTTGAGCGCAGCCAATCTTGAGATGGAATCGCAACATTGGCGTGATTTGGGTCGGTTGTTGGTGGTCGATAAATAA
- the pstB gene encoding phosphate ABC transporter ATP-binding protein PstB — translation MTQQHIDPHLRISVRNLNFYYGKYHAIKNVSMDVKSNKVTAFIGPSGCGKSTLLRTFNRLHELYPQNRATGEILLDGKNVLNSRSDPTLLRARVGMVFQKPTPFPMSIYDNIAFGVKLYERLSRAEMDERVEWALTKAALWKEVKDKLNQSGYGLSGGQQQRLCIARCIAIKPEVILLDEPTSALDPISTAHIEELLDDLKTDYTVVIVTHNMQQAARVSDYTAYMYLGELIEFDETDKIFTKPNQKATEDYITGKFG, via the coding sequence ATGACTCAACAGCATATTGATCCTCATTTACGTATCTCCGTGAGAAACTTAAATTTCTACTACGGTAAGTACCACGCTATCAAGAATGTCTCGATGGACGTTAAGTCAAATAAAGTTACCGCTTTCATCGGTCCATCGGGTTGTGGAAAGTCCACTTTATTGAGAACCTTTAACCGATTACATGAACTCTATCCACAAAATCGTGCCACTGGAGAGATACTCTTGGATGGGAAGAATGTACTCAATAGCCGCAGTGACCCGACGCTGCTTCGTGCGCGGGTGGGTATGGTGTTTCAAAAACCCACGCCTTTCCCCATGTCAATTTATGACAACATCGCCTTTGGGGTAAAGCTCTATGAGCGGTTATCGCGCGCAGAAATGGACGAGCGGGTGGAGTGGGCGTTGACCAAGGCCGCTTTATGGAAAGAAGTGAAAGATAAGTTAAATCAAAGCGGTTACGGCCTCTCTGGTGGGCAGCAACAGCGCCTATGTATTGCTCGATGTATTGCCATTAAACCTGAGGTAATTCTCCTTGATGAACCCACCTCAGCTCTGGATCCAATCTCCACCGCACACATTGAAGAATTGCTAGATGACCTTAAAACCGATTACACTGTTGTGATTGTGACGCATAATATGCAGCAGGCTGCACGCGTGTCTGATTACACGGCTTATATGTACCTGGGCGAACTCATTGAATTTGATGAGACCGATAAAATATTTACAAAACCCAATCAAAAAGCCACAGAAGATTACATCACAGGTAAATTTGGATAA
- a CDS encoding SixA phosphatase family protein — protein MDLILWRHADAVDSSPDHLRPLSAKGVDQATRVANWLKLSLPQQHYRLIVSPALRTQSTARALSEHFETNRLLAVGGSAEDIIKASQWPHSPLPVIIVGHQPTLGQVASLLIAGQKDSWSIKKGAIWWLTYRERRDSPQVVLRAVLNPDMV, from the coding sequence ATGGATTTAATTTTATGGCGCCACGCTGATGCCGTTGACAGCTCTCCCGATCACCTGAGGCCACTTAGCGCTAAGGGAGTGGATCAGGCCACACGAGTGGCTAATTGGTTAAAACTATCTTTACCACAACAACACTACCGGCTAATTGTCAGCCCTGCACTGCGCACACAAAGTACTGCCAGAGCGTTGAGTGAGCATTTTGAAACTAACCGCTTATTGGCAGTTGGAGGCAGTGCCGAGGATATTATTAAAGCTAGCCAATGGCCCCACTCACCGCTTCCTGTCATTATAGTGGGACACCAACCCACCCTAGGACAAGTGGCCTCATTACTGATTGCTGGACAAAAAGATTCTTGGAGTATTAAAAAAGGGGCTATCTGGTGGCTAACCTACAGAGAGCGCCGTGATTCACCGCAAGTGGTGTTACGTGCGGTATTAAACCCCGACATGGTATAA
- the folP gene encoding dihydropteroate synthase, whose translation MSSFPLNSLPKIMGIVNVTPDSFSDGGQFNTLDRAISHAHQLIAEGATLLDIGGESTRPGASPVSIDEEIRRVLPVVKALKGCGAALSVDTRHHEVMARVLQYDVNMINDVSALSHPLAIQYCQEAKVEVCIMHMQGDPRNMQNQPHYINVVDEVYTFLQNKISELTAAGINQDKIYIDPGFGFGKTVEHNVSLMHALPRFKDLGCPMLIGVSRKTFLGKLTHTAVHERLVPSVVAALWTALCGAKILRVHDVKETNQALLLWQAITQGVAT comes from the coding sequence ATGTCTTCATTCCCCCTCAATTCCTTGCCTAAAATCATGGGTATTGTGAATGTCACGCCAGACTCGTTTTCTGATGGCGGGCAGTTTAATACTCTTGATCGAGCCATCAGTCATGCCCATCAATTAATTGCTGAGGGCGCAACCCTCTTAGATATAGGTGGTGAATCCACGAGACCTGGGGCTTCGCCGGTTAGTATCGACGAGGAAATTCGTCGAGTATTGCCTGTCGTCAAAGCATTAAAGGGTTGCGGTGCGGCCCTGTCAGTGGACACCAGGCATCATGAGGTCATGGCCAGAGTTTTGCAATATGACGTGAATATGATTAACGATGTGAGTGCACTCAGCCATCCTCTGGCCATACAATATTGCCAAGAGGCTAAGGTGGAGGTGTGCATTATGCATATGCAGGGCGACCCTCGAAATATGCAAAATCAGCCACACTATATCAATGTGGTGGATGAAGTGTATACCTTTTTGCAAAATAAAATCAGCGAGTTGACGGCGGCGGGGATAAATCAAGATAAAATCTATATTGATCCGGGTTTTGGTTTTGGTAAAACTGTGGAGCACAACGTAAGTTTAATGCATGCACTGCCACGTTTTAAGGACTTGGGTTGCCCAATGTTAATTGGTGTATCACGTAAAACCTTTTTAGGTAAGCTCACTCATACAGCGGTCCATGAGCGGTTAGTTCCCAGTGTGGTGGCGGCTCTTTGGACTGCCCTGTGTGGCGCTAAAATACTACGTGTCCATGATGTGAAAGAAACCAACCAAGCCTTACTGCTGTGGCAGGCCATCACACAAGGAGTGGCAACATAA
- the glmM gene encoding phosphoglucosamine mutase yields MARQYFGTDGIRGRVGVTPITPEFVLRLGFAAGKVLTQSYHSATTRPRVVIGKDTRVSGYMLESALEAGLSAAGVDVLLVGPMPTPAVAYLTKALRLQAGIMISASHNPYPDNGIKFFSEQGTKLADGVEMAIEEELLKSFTCLESQYLGRVKRIDDAPGRYIEFCKSTFPSQLDLKGLKLVVDCAHGATYHVAPLVFHELGAEVITMGNQPNGLNINDGVGATDPHALQQKVLLEQADLGIALDGDGDRLIMVDQQGRIYDGDELLFAIVKDQLVRHVFAGGVVGTLMTNLAVENAFVQLGVPFYRAKVGDRYVLEALLERGWMYGGENSGHILCLDKHSTGDGIVSALQVLAALTYQNASLSQWLGKLTLYPQKLINVPTPQGFKLTEEAAVWTVVKEAEQDLAQQGRVLLRSSGTEPVIRVMVEGQDVDRVNHWADTIAKQLVA; encoded by the coding sequence ATGGCAAGACAATATTTTGGTACAGATGGTATTCGTGGACGAGTTGGGGTGACGCCTATTACCCCCGAGTTTGTATTGCGTTTAGGTTTTGCTGCTGGGAAAGTGTTGACGCAATCCTATCACTCTGCCACCACTCGTCCACGGGTGGTTATTGGAAAAGATACCCGTGTGTCAGGATATATGTTGGAGTCAGCACTGGAGGCTGGATTATCTGCTGCGGGAGTGGATGTACTTTTGGTGGGGCCTATGCCAACGCCTGCGGTGGCTTACTTAACAAAGGCACTACGATTACAGGCGGGCATCATGATTAGCGCCTCCCATAATCCTTATCCTGATAATGGCATTAAATTCTTCTCGGAACAGGGCACCAAACTTGCTGATGGGGTCGAGATGGCCATTGAGGAAGAATTACTAAAGTCTTTTACCTGTCTTGAGTCTCAGTATCTTGGTCGAGTAAAACGTATTGATGATGCCCCAGGACGTTATATTGAATTTTGTAAGAGTACCTTTCCTAGTCAGCTTGATTTGAAGGGGTTAAAGCTAGTGGTGGATTGCGCCCATGGCGCCACTTATCATGTGGCTCCTTTGGTGTTTCATGAATTGGGGGCAGAAGTCATTACAATGGGTAATCAGCCCAATGGGCTAAATATTAACGATGGGGTGGGAGCCACTGATCCCCACGCCTTACAACAAAAAGTACTGCTCGAACAAGCTGACCTTGGTATCGCCTTAGATGGCGATGGCGACCGTTTGATCATGGTGGATCAACAGGGGCGAATTTACGATGGTGATGAATTACTGTTTGCCATAGTCAAAGATCAATTGGTTCGCCACGTTTTTGCAGGAGGGGTAGTGGGTACCTTGATGACTAATCTCGCCGTGGAGAATGCTTTTGTCCAGCTTGGGGTACCTTTTTATCGGGCTAAGGTGGGGGATCGCTATGTTCTTGAAGCACTGCTTGAGCGTGGCTGGATGTATGGTGGCGAGAACTCTGGTCATATTTTATGTCTAGATAAACATAGTACTGGCGATGGGATTGTTTCTGCCCTTCAAGTGCTCGCTGCTCTGACATATCAAAATGCTAGCCTGTCTCAATGGTTGGGTAAGTTAACACTCTATCCACAGAAATTAATTAATGTCCCTACCCCGCAGGGGTTTAAGTTAACCGAGGAGGCCGCTGTGTGGACAGTGGTGAAAGAGGCCGAACAGGATTTAGCGCAACAGGGGAGGGTGTTATTACGTTCCTCTGGCACAGAGCCGGTGATTAGAGTCATGGTCGAGGGTCAGGATGTTGATCGCGTCAATCATTGGGCTGATACCATCGCCAAACAATTGGTAGCATAG
- the pstA gene encoding phosphate ABC transporter permease PstA, which yields MQKHLSITSRKIYRRRRYVNNFNMFASALAMAFGLFWLTWILATLFIKGMGAINWQMFTSSTPPPGEMGGLLNAMIGSVLMAGLGTLVGTPVGILAGTYLAEYGRNNWLSSATRFINDILLSAPSIVLGLFIYSVYVAKVGHFSGFAGGFALSLIVIPVVVRTTDDMLKLVPDSLREAAIALGAPKWKMITMVSYRAARAGIATGILLAVARISGETAPLLFTALNNQFFSLNMNEPMANLPVVIFQFAMSPYDDWHQLAWGGAILITFSVLLLNILARVFFRQKTHG from the coding sequence ATGCAAAAACATCTGAGTATTACTTCACGTAAAATCTATCGACGCCGTCGTTATGTGAATAACTTTAATATGTTTGCCTCTGCCCTTGCTATGGCTTTTGGTTTATTTTGGTTAACATGGATTTTAGCTACCCTATTCATAAAAGGGATGGGTGCCATCAACTGGCAAATGTTTACTTCCTCTACCCCTCCTCCTGGTGAAATGGGTGGGTTACTCAATGCAATGATAGGCAGTGTGTTGATGGCAGGTCTTGGCACCTTAGTGGGTACTCCAGTTGGTATTTTGGCGGGGACTTATCTGGCTGAATACGGTCGCAATAATTGGTTATCTTCTGCGACCCGTTTTATTAACGATATTTTACTCAGCGCCCCCTCCATTGTTTTGGGTTTGTTTATTTACTCTGTTTATGTTGCCAAGGTAGGACATTTTTCAGGGTTTGCGGGTGGTTTTGCCTTGTCACTGATTGTCATTCCGGTGGTAGTCAGAACCACGGACGATATGCTGAAACTGGTTCCTGACAGTTTACGAGAGGCGGCCATTGCTTTGGGGGCGCCAAAATGGAAGATGATTACTATGGTGTCCTATCGTGCGGCTCGGGCGGGGATAGCAACGGGGATACTGTTGGCCGTAGCTCGGATTAGTGGTGAAACTGCCCCCCTACTCTTTACCGCATTAAACAACCAGTTTTTTTCACTCAATATGAATGAACCCATGGCAAATTTACCTGTGGTCATTTTTCAGTTCGCCATGAGTCCCTATGATGACTGGCATCAATTAGCTTGGGGTGGGGCAATTTTAATCACCTTTAGCGTATTATTATTAAATATCTTAGCGCGTGTTTTTTTTCGTCAAAAGACTCATGGCTAG
- the pstC gene encoding phosphate ABC transporter permease subunit PstC, with product MKLNESPLQPTLPILNRSSKERLYRFGDMVFENLTRLFALLVLLTLVAILVSLVVTSMPSIKAFGLGFLFSDDWDPVQEKFGALVQIYGTLVSSAIAMVIALPISFGISIFLTEMSPKWLRRPLGTAIELLAAIPSIIYGMWGLFVFAPIFQKTVQPLLKEAFGQIPGLAFLFSGPPIGIGMLAAGIILAIMIIPFITAVMRDVFELVPVVLKESAYGLGSTTWEVIWRVVLPYTRAGVVGGVMLGLGRALGETMAVTFVIGNAQRLQTSLLAPGNSIASSLANEFQEAVGTLYTSSLIELGLILFFITTVVLALAKWMLLRMNRLEGTKS from the coding sequence ATGAAATTAAACGAATCCCCATTACAGCCAACCTTACCAATTCTCAACCGCTCCTCAAAGGAGCGGTTGTATCGCTTTGGCGATATGGTTTTTGAAAACCTCACTCGTTTGTTTGCGTTGTTAGTTTTACTCACCCTAGTGGCTATTTTAGTCTCCTTGGTGGTGACTAGCATGCCCTCCATCAAGGCCTTTGGTTTAGGCTTTTTATTCTCTGATGATTGGGACCCCGTGCAAGAGAAGTTTGGCGCTTTAGTGCAGATTTATGGCACCTTGGTGAGTTCTGCGATAGCCATGGTGATCGCCTTACCCATTAGTTTTGGTATTTCTATTTTTCTCACCGAAATGTCTCCCAAATGGTTGAGACGTCCTCTAGGTACGGCCATAGAGTTGTTGGCTGCCATCCCTAGTATTATCTATGGAATGTGGGGTTTGTTTGTTTTTGCCCCGATTTTTCAAAAAACAGTACAACCTTTATTGAAGGAGGCCTTTGGTCAGATTCCTGGGTTAGCTTTCCTGTTTTCAGGCCCACCTATTGGCATTGGCATGTTAGCGGCAGGGATTATATTGGCCATCATGATTATTCCTTTTATTACTGCTGTGATGCGCGATGTGTTTGAATTGGTGCCTGTCGTTTTAAAAGAGTCAGCCTATGGACTGGGGTCCACTACCTGGGAAGTTATCTGGCGAGTGGTGTTGCCTTATACTAGAGCTGGCGTGGTAGGCGGTGTTATGCTGGGTTTGGGGCGAGCGCTAGGGGAAACCATGGCAGTTACCTTTGTGATAGGGAATGCGCAGCGCTTACAAACCTCCTTATTGGCACCCGGCAATAGTATTGCCTCCTCTCTCGCTAATGAGTTTCAAGAGGCGGTGGGAACTCTTTATACTTCCTCCTTGATTGAATTGGGTTTAATTTTGTTTTTTATTACTACGGTAGTGCTGGCCCTTGCCAAATGGATGTTACTGCGCATGAACCGTTTAGAGGGAACGAAGAGCTAA